One region of Paucibacter aquatile genomic DNA includes:
- the lptA gene encoding lipopolysaccharide transport periplasmic protein LptA — protein MKLSPRFSVLPGLLAALLLGGASTSGWAEKGDRAKPLNISSKNGGSVEIAKQRTEFNGDVVLSKGSLVLRAEKLDVRETGDGYYQVYANGQTGKQVSFRQARDVPGEAIEGLADQLEYDTRSDTVRFIGNAVVRRLQGTTVADEVTGAVILFDNRSEVFTLEGGQTSPHPSGRVRVVMMPRGGAPEAASAPAAAASGVQLKPSTSLSPRKAP, from the coding sequence ATGAAGCTGTCACCGCGCTTTTCCGTCTTGCCCGGCTTGCTGGCAGCCTTGCTGCTGGGCGGGGCCTCGACTTCGGGCTGGGCGGAAAAAGGCGACCGCGCCAAGCCGCTGAACATCAGCTCCAAGAACGGCGGCAGCGTCGAGATCGCCAAGCAGCGCACCGAGTTCAACGGTGATGTGGTGCTGAGCAAGGGCAGCCTGGTGCTGCGCGCCGAGAAGCTCGATGTGCGCGAAACCGGCGACGGCTACTACCAGGTCTATGCCAATGGCCAGACCGGCAAGCAGGTCAGCTTCCGCCAGGCGCGCGATGTGCCGGGCGAGGCCATCGAAGGCCTGGCCGACCAGCTTGAATACGACACCCGCAGCGACACCGTGCGCTTCATCGGCAATGCCGTGGTGCGCCGCCTGCAGGGCACGACGGTGGCCGACGAGGTGACCGGCGCAGTCATCCTGTTCGACAACCGCAGCGAGGTCTTCACCCTCGAGGGCGGCCAGACCTCGCCCCACCCGAGCGGCCGGGTCCGTGTGGTGATGATGCCGCGCGGCGGCGCGCCCGAGGCCGCCTCGGCACCCGCGGCCGCGGCCTCCGGCGTGCAACTCAAGCCCAGCACCAGCCTGAGCCCCCGCAAAGCGCCATGA